A single window of Synechococcus sp. CBW1004 DNA harbors:
- the era gene encoding GTPase Era, with product MPLRLARCCFTRPRSSVRVKAMEPSPSHPPARPEREGLDLLSPDQDTAAQEGTLLPIPDPEESRRLLAGLGAAVAPELASGGAQARSAPPADAAPNGRSTPGGSTGSTLPQRADAPFRSGFVALIGRPNVGKSTLLNQLVGQKVAITSPVAQTTRNRLRAILTTSEAQLVLLDTPGIHKPHHLLGQRLVQSARGAIGEVDVVLLLVDGSKPAGRGDAFIVELLRRSGMPVMVALNKWDQVEPGQAEALLESYREMLRVPLEAAPQAAAGAEKEAAATQGPVAHGTATQHARSDLAPEAEPSRGGTPSPARDPGSGPDGSPAVAPAGSGASASYPAADAFAEGQSSPWSTAAAEPATTALPWPLFQVSALTGEGTESLVQALSAALPPGPHLYPPDAVSDQPERLLLAELIREQVLQHTREEVPHSVAVMIDRIVEDGPRTAVLATVLVERSSQKGILIGKGGSMLRTIGQGARLQMQKLIAGPVYLELFVKVVPGWRSHPGRLSELGYRGD from the coding sequence ATGCCCCTGCGCCTGGCGCGATGCTGCTTCACCCGACCCCGCTCTTCTGTCAGGGTGAAGGCAATGGAACCATCCCCATCGCATCCGCCCGCCCGTCCCGAACGCGAGGGGCTCGACCTGTTGAGCCCAGATCAGGACACGGCCGCCCAGGAAGGCACCCTCCTGCCGATCCCCGATCCCGAGGAGTCCAGGCGTCTGCTGGCGGGCCTCGGCGCGGCTGTCGCGCCGGAGCTGGCATCGGGCGGGGCTCAGGCCAGGTCCGCGCCGCCGGCCGATGCCGCGCCGAACGGAAGATCCACCCCTGGAGGCTCCACGGGAAGCACGTTGCCACAACGGGCTGACGCACCCTTCCGCTCCGGCTTCGTGGCCCTGATCGGTCGCCCCAACGTCGGCAAGTCGACCCTGCTCAACCAGCTGGTGGGCCAGAAGGTGGCGATCACCTCGCCGGTGGCCCAGACCACCCGCAACCGTTTGCGGGCGATCCTCACCACGTCTGAGGCCCAGCTGGTGCTGCTCGACACGCCGGGCATCCACAAGCCTCATCACCTGCTCGGCCAGCGCCTGGTGCAGAGCGCCCGCGGCGCCATCGGTGAGGTGGATGTGGTGCTGTTGCTGGTGGATGGCAGCAAGCCGGCCGGCCGCGGCGATGCCTTCATCGTCGAGCTGCTGCGGCGCAGCGGCATGCCCGTGATGGTGGCCCTCAACAAGTGGGACCAGGTGGAGCCCGGCCAGGCCGAGGCGCTGCTGGAGTCGTACCGCGAGATGCTGCGGGTGCCACTGGAGGCGGCCCCGCAGGCCGCCGCCGGGGCTGAGAAGGAGGCCGCCGCAACGCAGGGCCCGGTGGCCCATGGCACGGCCACCCAGCATGCCCGCAGCGACCTGGCCCCAGAGGCTGAGCCGTCTCGGGGCGGGACACCCTCTCCGGCCCGGGACCCCGGTTCGGGGCCTGATGGCTCCCCGGCGGTTGCGCCTGCCGGTTCAGGGGCCAGTGCCTCGTACCCAGCCGCGGATGCGTTCGCGGAGGGGCAGTCCTCCCCCTGGAGCACCGCCGCCGCCGAGCCTGCCACCACCGCCCTGCCCTGGCCGCTGTTCCAGGTGAGCGCCCTGACGGGTGAAGGCACCGAATCCCTGGTGCAGGCCCTCAGCGCCGCGCTGCCACCGGGGCCCCACCTCTATCCGCCCGATGCCGTCAGCGATCAGCCTGAGCGGCTGCTGCTGGCGGAGCTGATCCGCGAGCAGGTGCTGCAGCACACCCGCGAGGAGGTGCCCCACTCGGTGGCAGTGATGATCGATCGCATCGTCGAGGACGGACCGCGCACCGCCGTGCTCGCCACGGTGCTCGTGGAGCGCAGCAGCCAGAAGGGGATCCTGATCGGCAAGGGCGGCAGCATGCTGCGCACCATCGGCCAGGGTGCGCGCCTGCAGATGCAGAAACTGATCGCAGGCCCGGTCTATCTGGAGCTGTTCGTCAAGGTGGTGCCCGGCTGGCGCAGCCACCCCGGCCGCCTCTCGGAGCTGGGCTACCGGGGGGATTGA
- a CDS encoding SLBB domain-containing protein, translating to MLTATIPLAADVAQAQQARDLRSPAAAAPAPSADASLPTVYSDLYTLGPGDQLQLGFLDPSAKEVGGTVVILPDGTTTLALLGSVQLSGLTLGQASRWLTSLYARHLVRPQLILSLTSARPVQVSVLGEVGRPGLYSFGGGGAGAGPATSSGGGAGSGGGGGGLTTPVSAIQAAGGITLNADIRRVILRRVAGPGGGEKQTVLDLAQLLQVGNQRQNPILFDGDTLIVTRAEKPLPSEVIQIGISNLSPATINVTVLGEVKTPGTLAVPSNTPLQEVLMRAGGPTPWRANKGRIELVRLNRNGTTTSEFYDYQPGKDISQGFNPPLRDRDTVIVRRSYYGKTVDLVNELVAPLTSIVNTFYLYDRFNR from the coding sequence GTGCTGACCGCCACAATTCCACTGGCCGCAGACGTTGCCCAGGCTCAGCAGGCCCGTGACCTTCGATCTCCTGCCGCAGCTGCCCCCGCTCCGTCCGCCGACGCCTCCCTGCCGACGGTCTACAGCGATCTCTACACCCTCGGCCCCGGTGATCAGCTGCAGCTGGGTTTCCTCGATCCCTCCGCCAAGGAGGTGGGCGGGACCGTGGTGATTCTGCCGGATGGCACTACCACTCTGGCGCTGCTCGGCTCCGTTCAGCTCAGCGGTCTCACGCTAGGTCAGGCCAGCCGCTGGCTGACCTCCCTGTATGCCCGTCACCTTGTGCGGCCGCAGCTGATCCTCAGCCTCACCTCCGCGAGGCCCGTGCAGGTCAGCGTGCTGGGTGAGGTTGGGCGTCCCGGCCTCTATTCCTTCGGAGGTGGTGGTGCTGGCGCTGGGCCCGCCACTTCCAGCGGCGGTGGAGCCGGCTCGGGGGGGGGCGGCGGTGGGCTCACCACGCCCGTTTCCGCGATCCAGGCGGCCGGCGGCATCACTCTCAATGCCGACATCCGCCGCGTGATCCTGCGGCGTGTCGCCGGCCCCGGCGGTGGGGAGAAGCAGACGGTGCTCGATCTCGCCCAGCTGCTGCAGGTGGGCAACCAGCGCCAGAACCCCATCCTCTTCGATGGGGACACCCTGATCGTCACCCGGGCGGAGAAGCCGCTGCCCAGCGAGGTGATTCAGATCGGCATCTCCAACCTGTCCCCAGCCACCATCAACGTCACGGTGCTGGGTGAGGTGAAGACTCCCGGGACCCTGGCGGTGCCATCCAACACGCCGCTGCAGGAGGTGCTGATGCGGGCCGGTGGGCCCACTCCGTGGCGTGCCAACAAGGGCCGCATTGAGCTGGTGCGCCTCAACCGCAACGGCACTACTACCTCGGAATTTTACGACTATCAGCCCGGCAAGGATATCTCCCAAGGCTTTAATCCCCCCTTGAGGGATCGTGACACCGTAATAGTGCGGCGTAGCTATTATGGCAAGACAGTAGATCTCGTTAATGAATTGGTGGCGCCTTTGACCTCGATTGTGAATACATTTTACCTTTACGACCGCTTCAACCGTTGA